The proteins below come from a single Aspergillus oryzae RIB40 DNA, chromosome 5 genomic window:
- the nscA gene encoding non-reducing polyketide synthase nscA (polyketide synthase modules and related proteins) — translation MIENTTITPSESRSPSPSHANVDMDANIPEEFILFSHELPSGEIQDLIRRLHRYSMLPGYPHLARFLQSCALVLRTEVQKLPRPLRDSVPPFHNVVTLASHWDDFKSSSLNGAWDGAFLCIYEIAMLIGHHETLDTSYRRPACLVGISVGLFSAAVVAVSESLSDLVSYGAESVRTAFAFCVHVQRVSQTLEPTVTEQATSVSWATVVIGVPVEIIREELDRFNHQEELQRTGTNTMPLTGVSISHVNNTSVGITGPPTRLKQLFRESEILRSSRHSELPISGGLCHVPNVYDYDDVRSILATAEVWERWGTRATQVPLISPFTGSPYQCSDAYHLIEAICTEALTKPLFFDKVAKGVVTQLSGGQRPDMQSCQILHYRASVMSDTIVADVAEDLSTRDVIRESLVDWAMRDAFDQPQHSPTSPQNAKLAVVGMSCRMPGGADTPERFWELLVNGVDTHTTVPPDRFDLDAHFDPSGEKENTVGTRFGNFIDNPGYFDAGFFNMSPREAEQTDPMQRLALVTAYEALEMAGFVPNRTPSSHLSRVGTYYGQASDDYREVNAGQKIGTYGIPGTERGFGNGRINYFFNFQGPSFNIDTACSSGLAAVQAACSALWAGEADTVVAGGLNVITSPDIYCMLSKGHFLSKTGQCKVWDITADGYCRADGVGSVVIKRLDDALADNDVILASIVAGATNHSAESISITQPHAAAQKENYRQVMDKAGVSPLDVSFVELHGTGTQVGDAVESESVLDFFAPSDRRLHPDKRLHLGAVKSNIGHGEAAAGIASLIKVLLMYQNNMIPRHIGIQTAMNPVVAKTLANRNAGVLSENTPWLPTSAFKRRYSIVNSFGAHGGNTTLLLEDAPLERMDRNKNHSQQVVPSSEVVCISAKSKASLRANVRALVNYLNNHKETGLRDIAYTTSARRIHHHIRIATSVSSTAQLHSFLQAAADDIDAHAKHVATATKKPVVFAFSGQGCLYHGAAAQLFERAPWFRDQVLQLDRIARRLGFPSILATVAGDAASIGSTRFPKRESTPGSEESHDVVALSDSDTSTTSTTPTVDSPVVTQLALVVIQIALVQYWGLLGIKPNVVIGHSLGEYAALVAAGVLSVADALFLVGKRAELMTAACEPQSHAMLSVRGASVDHIEELCREDEKHYSYEVSCVNGLTDIVVTGLREDMASLRDMLMGAGLKCVLLDIPFAFHSQQMSPILDDFERATQYVTFKNPTVPVVSPLLGRCVSEDHVLDGSYLSRATREPVNFVAALDAAWSDGIVNDKTVWIDIGPHPVCTSFAKNHYAKGATQAFASLRRGDDTLSTFTGTLAALHCLGHAVAWNEYFDLRENPARLLHLDSYQWNYKNYWIQYEGSWTLDKANAGQRNKDNSSTPVSAFFTSSVQQIISEEYGESMGEMRGLTNLHHPDLRGAADGHKLNGRSVVTGSIWADITLTVGEHLYKQMVPNGGTPPHMDVKNMEVLEAQVLHPEASQGSAPAQYIQIEGVLDMSQKQTTVRLYTASPNGTRNTDKAFATATVCYEDAQTWQEQWQMTSHLVAARANSLWEMTTGDENSPDKSRVSKFSQSVAYQLFANVVDYGPRYRGMQRVAFSEDTLEATADVLLDNDEHGTWHTPPHWIDSAFQLAGFVMNSFGVQGDGKIAGSSRDFFYITPGWRHFRLLERLEPGPSVTYRNFVRMFPVDGEPGTYTGDIYLHRGERLVGVCAGVKFKAVPRALMPVLFPRVNAGKKRNQSVDTHSTKGETKENDTQSQPLPASALQRPKNLTTPTSKVTNSQHEDQAGISPKFNSPAPVATVTQQVQPVQGGQDQSQNSQATACLAIIAEETGLDLDDLKGDAAFAELGVDSLMSLALSAKIRAELGVDVQASIFLQCPTVQDLVTWLSK, via the exons ATGATCGAAAACACCACTATTACTCCTTCCGAATCACGCTCACCAAGTCCCAGCCATGCGAACGTCGACATGGACGCCAATATACCTGAAGAATTTATTCTATTCAGTCACGAGCTTCCCAGTGGTGAAATCCAGGACCTGATACGCAGACTGCACAGATATTCCATGTTACCTGGCTATCCGCACCTTGCTAGGTTCTTGCAGAGCTGTGCCTTGGTTCTTAGAACGGAGGTTCAGAAGCTGCCACGGCCATTGCGAGATTCTGTACCGCCATTCCACAATGTGGTCACGCTGGCCTCGCACTGGGATGACTTCAAGAGCAGCTCCCTAAATGGTGCTTGGGACGGTGCTTTTCTATGCATCTATGAGATAGCTATGCTCATCGG ACACCATGAGACACTTGATACTTCATACCGCCGTCCGGCATGCTTGGTAGGAATAAGCGTCGGCCTATTTTCAGCAGCAGTAGTAGCTGTTTCCGAGTCCTTATCGGACCTCGTCTCATACGGAGCTGAAAGCGTACGGACCGCTTTTGCATTCTGTGTTCATGTACAGCGCGTTTCCCAGACGCTTGAGCCTACTGTGACAGAGCAAGCTACGTCAGTTAGCTGGGCTACGGTCGTGATAGGCGTACCAGTAGAAATCATTCGGGAAGAGTTGGACCGTTTCAACCACCAAGAAGAATTACAACGCACTGGTACAAATACAATGCCACTGACTGGCGTGAGTATTAGCCACGTTAATAATACCTCCGTTGGAATCACAGGTCCTCCCACACGTCTCAAGCAACTCTTCCGGGAGTCAGAGATACTTCGTTCTTCAAGGCACTCAGAGCTGCCCATCTCAGGAGGGCTGTGTCATGTTCCAAATGTATATGACTACGACGATGTGCGTTCCATCCTTGCCACGGCAGAGGTCTGGGAGAGATGGGGCACCCGTGCTACACAGGTGCCATTAATATCGCCATTTACAGGTTCACCATATCAGTGTTCCGATGCATACCATTTGATAGAGGCCATCTGTACCGAGGCTTTAACCAAGCCGCTATTCTTCGACAAGGTCGCAAAGGGCGTGGTGACGCAGCTGTCGGGCGGACAACGACCGGATATGCAGTCCTGTCAGATACTTCATTACAGAGCATCCGTCATGTCAGACACCATCGTCGCCGACGTCGCCGAAGACCTCTCGACTCGTGATGTGATTCGCGAGTCTCTGGTTGATTGGGCCATGCGCGACGCATTTGATCAACCTCAACATAGCCCAACCTCTCCGCAAAACGCAAAGCTAGCTGTCGTCGGCATGTCATGTCGTATGCCGGGTGGCGCAGATACCCCTGAACGATTTTGGGAGCTGCTCGTAAACGGAGTTGATACTCACACTACTGTCCCTCCGGACAGATTCGATCTGGATGCCCACTTCGATCCTAGTggtgagaaagagaatacaGTTGGAACCCGATTTGGTAACTTCATAGACAACCCCGGCTATTTTGACGCAGGATTCTTCAATATGTCACCACGCGAG GCCGAGCAAACAGACCCAATGCAGCGCCTAGCACTGGTTACAGCGTATGAGGCGCTCGAGATGGCCGGCTTCGTGCCCAACCGCacgccttcttctcacctCTCTCGAGTTGGAACGTATTATGGACAGGCTAGTGACGACTACCGCGAGGTCAACGCAGGCCAGAAGATTGGCACGTACGGCATTCCTGGGACGGAAAGAGGATTTGGTAACGGCCGCATCAACTActttttcaatttccaaGGGCCCAGTTTCAACATCGACACCGCATGCTCCAGTGGATTAGCTGCAGTTCAGGCCGCTTGTTCGGCGCTGTGGGCTGGCGAGGCCGACACTGTAGTTGCCGGGGGTCTGAACGTCATT ACAAGTCCGGATATCTACTGCATGTTGAGCAAAGGGCACTTCTTATCAAAGACTGGCCAGTGTAAGGTGTGGGATATTACTGCCGACGGTTACTGCCGGGCAGATGGCGTGGGATCTGTCGTGATCAAACGACTAGACGATGCATTAGCTGATAACGATGTGATTCTGGCATCTATTGTAGCTGGTGCTACAAACCATTCAGCGGAGAGCATTTCCATTACTCAACCACATGCCGCGGCTCAGAAAGAGAACTATCGCCAGGTTATGGACAAGGCGGGTGTTAGCCCTCTGGACGTTAGTTTTGTCGAGCTTCATGGCACAGGAACTCAG GTTGGAGACGCTGTTGAGTCTGAGTCTGTACTTGACTTTTTCGCACCTTCAGACCGGCGGCTACACCCTGACAAGCGCCTTCATCTGGGCGCCGTCAAATCCAACATTGGCCACGGCGAAGCTGCTGCAGGCATTGCATCCTTGATCAAGGTTCTGTTGATGTACCAGAATAACATGATTCCCCGTCATATTGGCATCCAGACGGCCATGAACCCTGTTGTGGCTAAAACTCTTGCCAACCGCAACGCCGGTGTACTCTCTGAGAACACTCCATGGCTTCCAACGTCGGCCTTCAAGAGGCGTTACTCTATTGTGAACAGCTTCGGTGCCCATGGCGGCAATACGACGTTACTGCTCGAGGATGCCCCGTTGGAACGCATGgatagaaataaaaatcaCTCGCAGCAGGTTGTGCCTAGCAGCGAAGTGGTGTGCATCTCAGCTAAAAGCAAAGCTTCACTTCGGGCTAACGTCAGGGCTTTGGTCAACTATCTGAATAATCACAAAGAGACGGGACTCAGAGATATTGCTTATACCACGAGCGCTCGGCGGATTCACCATCATATCCGCATTGCCACCTCTGTTTCCAGCACTGCACAGCTGCATTCTTTCCTGCAAGCCGCTGCTGATGATATCGATGCACATGCGAAGCATGTCGCTACGGCTACTAAAAAGCCTGTTGTATTTGCTTTCTCAGGCCAGGGCTGTCTCTACCACGGCGCTGCAGCGCAGCTATTTGAGCGAGCACCTTGGTTCCGCGACCAGGTACTCCAACTCGATCGCATCGCTCGGCGCCTTGGTTTCCCATCGATACTAGCCACCGTTGCTGGTGATGCAGCGAGTATCGGCTCCACCAGGTTTCCGAAAAGGGAATCTACCCCAGGTAGCGAGGAAAGCCATGACGTTGTAGCCTTGAGTGATAGCGACACAAGTACAACTTCTACGACGCCGACAGTTGATAGTCCAGTAGTTACTCAGCTTGCCCTGGTGGTTATTCAGATTGCCTTGGTACAGTATTGGGGCCTGCTTGGTATCAAGCCCAACGTGGTTATCGGTCACAGCCTAGGAGAATATGCTGCGTTGGTCGCAGCTGGCGTCTTGTCTGTGGCAGACGCTCTATTCTTAGTGGGTAAGCGAGCTGAACTCATGACGGCTGCCTGCGAGCCCCAGAGTCATGCCATGTTGTCAGTTCGTGGTGCGTCTGTCGATCACATAGAGGAATTGTGTCGAGAGGATGAGAAACACTATTCTTACGAAGTATCGTGTGTGAATGGGTTAACCGACATTGTTGTCACCGGCCTGCGAGAGGATATGGCTTCCCTTCGTGACATGCTCATGGGGGCTGGACTGAAATGTGTCCTTCTTGACATACCTTTTGCGTTCCACAGCCAGCAAATGTCACCCATCCTAGATGACTTCGAGAGAGCAACTCAGTATGTTACATTTAAGAATCCTACAGTCCCAGTTGTCTCTCCACTACTCGGACGGTGCGTTTCGGAGGACCACGTTCTTGATGGAAGTTATTTGTCCCGTGCAACACGCGAGCCTGTTAACTTTGTCGCTGCCCTCGACGCTGCATGGTCAGATGGCATAGTAAATGACAAGACGGTCTGGATCGATATCGGGCCGCACCCGGTCTGTACCTCGTTCGCCAAAAATCATTATGCCAAGGGGGCAACGCAAGCCTTTGCATCCCTCCGCCGTGGCGACGATACGCTGTCTACATTTACAGGAACTCTTGCAGCACTACACTGCCTGGGTCATGCTGTTGCATGGAATGAGTATTTTGATCTCAGGGAGAATCCCGCTCGCCTGCTTCACCTCGACTCGTACCAATGGAACTACAAGAATTACTGGATTCAGTACGAGGGGTCGTGGACGTTAGACAAAGCCAATGCTGGACAACGCAACAAGGACAACAGTTCAACCCCCGTTTCGGCTTTCTTCACCTCTTCTGTACAACAGATCATTTCAGAGGAATATGGCGAGTCCATGGGAGAGATGAGGGGACTAACCAACTTGCATCATCCCGACCTACGGGGAGCAGCAGATGGGCATAAGCTAAATGGGAGGAGTGTTGTAACTGGA AGTATTTGGGCCGATATCACTCTCACCGTTGGTGAACACTTGTACAAGCAAATGGTACCAAACGGTGGTACACCACCACACATGGACGTGAAAAATATGGAAGTACTCGAAGCCCAGGTACTGCACCCAGAGGCATCACAAGGGTCGGCCCCGGCACAATATATTCAAATCGAAGGAGTCTTGGATATGTCGCAAAAGCAAACAACAGTACGGCTATACACAGCAAGCCCAAACGGGACTCGTAATACCGACAAGGCGTTTGCCACGGCAACTGTCTGCTACGAAGACGCGCAGACCTGGCAAGAACAGTGGCAGATGACTTCACATCTGGTTGCTGCACGAGCCAATTCGCTGTGGGAGATGACTACAGGCGACGAAAATAGTCCCGACAAGAGCAGAGTGAGCAAATTTTCGCAGAGCGTCGCGTATCAACTCTTCGCAAACGTGGTGGACTACGGCCCGCGTTATCGCGGCATGCAGCGCGTAGCATTCTCTGAGGACACTCTGGAAGCAACTGCTGACGTCCTACTGGACAATGACGAGCATGGCACTTGGCACACTCCACCTCACTGGATCGACAGCGCTTTCCAGCTTGCCGGCTTCGTCATGAACTCTTTTGGTGTTCAAGGTGACGGTAAAATCGCTGGGTCATCCCGTgatttcttttatatcaCCCCAGGCTGGCGTCACTTCCGGCTGCTGGAACGCCTTGAGCCTGGCCCTAGTGTCACGTATCGCAACTTTGTCCGGATGTTTCCTGTCGATGGCGAACCGGGGACATATAcgggagatatatatctgcACCGCGGTGAAAGGCTCGTGGGCGTCTGTGCAGGGGTTAAGTTCAAAGCTGTTCCTCGGGCTTTGATGCCGGTTTTATTCCCTCGGGTTAATGCTGGTAAGAAGCGAAATCAATCTGTCGACACTCATTCGACCAAAGGCGAAACCAAGGAGAATGACACTCAGTCCCAGCCACTCCCGGCCAGTGCTTTGCAGAGGCCTAAGAACTTGACGACTCCTACCTCCAAAGTAACCAATTCGCAACACGAAGATCAGGCTGGCATCTCACCAAAGTTTAACTCTCCAGCCCCGGTAGCGACAGTCACGCAGCAAGTCCAGCCTGTACAGGGTGGACAAGATCAAAGCCAGAATTCCCAAGCAACTGCATGCCTCGCGATCATTGCGGAGGAAACCGGACTGGATCTGGACGATTTGAAAGGCGATGCCGCCTTTGCTGAGTTGGGTGTGGATTCTCTAATGTCACTGGCACTGTCGGCCAAGATACGTGCAGAGCTAGGTGTTGATGTTCAGGCGTCCATTTTTCTGCAATGCCCCACTGTACAGGATTTGGTTACGTGGTTGAGCAAGTAA
- a CDS encoding uncharacterized protein (glyoxylase), which produces MPEGFYSSPFWAGYLETQRSKLPVLAEVDDGLSDRVVRFLGYNPGSMQLQGTNTYLVGTGSSRILIDTGEGSPQWALSVTRYLEDHDISISQVLLTHWHKDHTGGIADLLAHDSNITIYKHMPDHGQLDIVNGQIFQTRDATLRAVLTPGHTVDHMCFVLEEENAMFTGDNVLGHGYSVAEDLEAYTASLRQMASLKCAVGYPGHGDMISNLPQTIAKYIAQRVSREKQIYSVLVRETSSSPSFRNGSSARSARKARSGYTGGVSDSSDSRIDQDINGTETVQGLSTADIGGLIYGEVSKDSATFDSAVGPLLDQVLYMLLERGEVGCRLVGPDRTTHWFATVQPL; this is translated from the exons ATGCCGGAGGGATTTTACTCGTCGCCATTCTGGGCTGGCTATCTAGAGACACAGCGAAGCAAGCTTCCTGTGCTCGCAGAAGTCGACGATGGCTTGTCTGACCGTGTTGTGCGCTTTCTGGGATACAACCCCGGAAGCATGCAACTCCAGGGCACCAACACATACCTAGTTGGTACTGGAAGCTCTAGGATACTCATTGACACTGGAGAG GGATCCCCACAATGGGCACTGAGTGTGACCAGATATCTCGAAGACCACGACATCTCCATTTCCCAAGTCCTTCTCACGCACTGGCACAAGGACCATACTGGCGGGATAGCCGACCTCCTTGCCCATGATTCCAACATAACTATATACAAGCACATGCCTGACCACGGCCAGCTGGACATTGTGAACGGCCAAATCTTCCAAACACGAGATGCGACCCTAAGGGCAGTCCTGACACCCGGGCACACCGTTGACCACATGTGCTTCGtgttggaagaggaaaacgCGATGTTCACCGGTGACAATGTGCTAGGCCATGGCTATAGTGTTGCTGAGGACCTAGAAGCCTACACAGCCAGCCTTCGCCAGATGGCAAGCCTAAAGTGCGCCGTTGGGTACCCCGGCCACGGAGACATGATATCTAACCTGCCTCAAACCATTGCAAAATATATCGCGCAGAGAGTCTCAAGGGAGAAGCAGATATACTCGGTTTTGGTTAGAgagacttcttcctctccttcattcCGTAATGGGAGTAGCGCGAGAAGTGCTAGAAAAGCCAGAAGCGGCTACACAGGAGGCGTCAGCGACTCTAGTGATAGTCGTATCGACCAAGACATTAATGGAACGGAGACAGTGCAGGGCCTATCCACAGCTGACATAGGCGGTCTCATTTACGGAGAAGTCTCCAAGGATAGCGCAACGTTTGACTCTGCTGTGGGGCCTCTGTTGGATCAAGTTTTATATATGTTGCTAGAGCGAGGCGAGGTCGGTTGTAGACTGGTTGGACCAGATAGGACTACACATTGGTTCGCAACGGTCCAGCCACTTTAG
- a CDS encoding uncharacterized protein (predicted protein) has protein sequence MADLIAAEKISSQTSIEEGTRHRLISSLHQSAEDLETPFDTVVRLVDAGRQTAMVCIGGDLGIFKSLVESKRPLSAEELAKATMADPLLVARIMRYMVASRLVGETGPDQYVASKKTYVFADPRIEHPIRFFHAFSNPAFHALPEFLKETGYQNEPKGSAFQKALNTDLEPYPWLKQHPDVLKNFQAAMRLTRDANGVDMMPLDQSVSIGHDGAMFVDIGGNTGHQAAEVLSKYPELAGRVIVQDRGEVIKCAPDIKGIQWMEHDFFQTQPVKGAKYYYLRAILHNWDDKNTVQILSNIVPAMSADSLVAIDEVVVPEENAHVWPAGLDLQMYSLFSTTERTASQWDAILDKAGLRAVAVKKYAPVMQSSVIFAAAK, from the exons ATGGCAGACCTCATTGCAGCCGAGAAGATTTCTTCCCAGACTTCAATCGAAGAAGGCACTAGGCACCGTTTGATCTCGTCACTGCACCAATCGGCGGAGGACTTGGAGACTCCTTTCGACACTGTGGTGCGATTAGTTGATGCG GGTCGACAGACAGCAATGGTTTGCATAGGCGGGGACCTTGGAATCTTCAAGTCCCTCGTGGAGAGCAAAAGACCGTTGTCAGCCGAAGAGCTTGCCAAGGCTACTATGGCGGACCCACTGCTCGTCGCTCGCATCATGCGATACATGGTCGCCAGTCGTCTGGTCGGAGAGACAGGACCTGACCAGTACGTGGCCAGCAAGAAGACGTACGTCTTTGCCGACCCACGCATTGAGCATCCCATCCGGTTTTTCCATGCGTTCAGCAATCCTGCCTTCCATGCTTTGCCCGAATTCTTAAAGGAGACTGGATATCAAAATGAACCCAAGGGCAGTGCGTTTCAAAAGGCTCTCAACACGGATCTGGAGCCCTATCCCTGGCTTAAGCAGCATCCGGATGTGTTGAAGAACTTTCAAGCTGCCATGCGGCTGACCAGAGACGCCAATGGTGTGGATATGATGCCTCTCGATCAGTCTGTCAGCATTGGACATGACGGTGCCATGTTTGTAGACATTGGTGGCAACACTGGCCATCAGGCTGCTGAAGTGCTGTCCAAGTACCCGGAGCTCGCTGGCCGAGTGATCGTTCAGGACCGTGGTGAAGTCATCAAATGTGCCCCCGATATCAAAGGCATTCAGTGGATGGAGCACGACTTCTTTCAAACCCAGCCCGTGAAAGGTGCCAAGTATTACTATCTGCGAGCTATTCTTCACAACTGGGACGACAAGAACACGGTGCAGATTCTCTCCAACATTGTGCCCGCCATGTCAGCGGATTCCCTGGTGGCGATTGATGAAGTGGTTGTGCCAGAGGAGAATGCTCATGTATGGCCGGCCGGGCTCGATCTTCAAATGTATTCTTTATTCAGTACAACGGAACGGACGGCGTCGCAGTGGGATGCCATCCTGGACAAAGCAGGGCTACGTGCTGTGGCGGTTAAGAAGTATGCGCCGGTTATGCAAAGCTCGGTCATCTTTGCGGCTGCCAAGTGA
- a CDS encoding GMC family oxidoreductase (choline dehydrogenase and related flavoproteins): MEEADYVIVGGGTAALVVACRLSENPETRIVVLERGEDTSSDARVQDPLVYESLMGSEMDWNLKGAPQAGLNGREFNQAAGKALGGSSVIDGCIFLPPAAAAFNAWESLGNPGWNWETLAPCFQRAYTLHPRTGGPQSNTAGPIQVSYPVPTERADTTLLDAWKQAFEEHGYGYADELVSEGATIGTRPYTATIDPVSGHRSSAANGYGAIIASRANVRIVTGASVTQVQIEAQGTVLFKPTKEVIMAAGVFNNPQILELSGIGDPARLQTLGISPLVHLPGVGENLTNHAMSVLSAPVKAHADIQDIAPGMKANAFIHLAPMDMQEILDRAREAPDHAAIAGILNGPNEASACIHFAIYPGNLAIIGIFPSFPFSRGSVHIQSADPASSPQIDPKYLNHPSDLDSMVRHVQHLQEIFHSARLQPFVDAPPPQDREALAQLVREAMAIPTAHACGTTAMLPRERGGVVASDLKVYGVSNVRVVDASVFPVISQANPISTVYTVAERAADLIRAN; the protein is encoded by the exons ATGGAAGAGGCAGACTATGTTATCGTCGGTGGCGGTACGGCAGCCCTGGTTGTTGCCTGCCGACTGTCGGAGAACCCAGAGACGCGCATCGTCGTGCTGGAGCGCGGTGAAGATACATCGAGTGATGCTCGCGTTCAGGATCCACTCGTGTACGAGTCTCTGATGGGGAGCGAGATGGACTGGAACCTCAAGGGGGCTCCGCAG GCCGGACTGAACGGTCGGGAATTCAATCAAGCGGCGGGCAAGGCCCTGGGCGGGTCTTCGGTAATCGATGGTTGCATATTCCTGCCTCCGGCTGCAGCGGCATTCAATGCCTGGGAGTCGCTGGGCAATCCAGGCTGGAATTGGGAAACGCTGGCGCCCTGTTTTCAACGGGCATATACATTGCATCCCAGGACTGGTGGTCCTCAGTCTAATACAGCCGGACCAATCCAAGTGAGCTACCCGGTGCCTACGGAGAGGGCCGACACCACTCTGCTCGACGCATGGAAGCAAGCATTTGAGGAACACGGCTATGGTTACGCTGACGAATTGGTGTCGGAAGGGGCGACTATTGGTACGCGACCGTATACTGCGACCATCGACCCGGTGTCCGGACATCGCAGCAGCGCAGCGAACGGATATGGCGCTATTATCGCATCTCGTGCTAACGTCAGAATCGTCACCGGTGCCAGCGTAACTC AGGTCCAGATCGAAGCCCAGGGGACCGTCCTATTCAAACCCACCAAAGAGGTGATCATGGCTGCGGGCGTGTTTAACAACCCCCAGATTCTCGAATTATCGGGAATTGGTGATCCGGCTCGACTCCAAACCCTCGGCATTTCACCACTTGTCCACCTGCCCGGGGTAGGAGAGAACCTGACGAACCACGCTATGAGTGTCCTGTCGGCCCCGGTGAAGGCGCATGCGGACATCCAGGATATCGCCCCGGGCATGAAAGCTAACGCCTTCATCCACCTCGCGCCCATGGACATGCAAGAGATTCTTGATCGGGCCCGCGAGGCCCCAGACCACGCAGCAATTGCAGGGATCCTGAACGGCCCAAACGAGGCGTCCGCCTGCATCCACTTCGCTATCTACCCCGGCAATCTCGCCATTATCGgcattttcccttccttccctttctccagGGGCAGCGTCCATATCCAGTCAGCGGACCCAGCCAGCAGCCCCCAGATCGATCCAAAGTACCTGAACCACCCGTCTGACCTCGATTCGATGGTCCGGCACGTTCAGCATTTGCAGGAAATTTTCCACTCGGCCCGTCTCCAGCCCTTCGTCGATGCGCCGCCGCCCCAGGATCGAGAGGCGCTCGCCCAGCTGGTGCGCGAGGCCATGGCCATCCCAACGGCCCATGCGTGCGGTACCACCGCGATGCTGCCCCGCGAGAGAGGCGGCGTGGTCGCGTCGGATCTGAAGGTCTACGGCGTCAGCAATGTTCGAGTGGTCGATGCAAGCGTCTTCCCCGTCATTTCGCAGGCGAATCCCATTAGCACCGTGTATACGGTGGCTGAACGGGCCGCAGATTTGATCCGAGCGAATTGA
- a CDS encoding SDR family NAD(P)-dependent oxidoreductase (predicted protein): MATPPSYTKTTHTATYAGINPTQPGLSTAGKVVLITGASGGIGRATASSFAASGPRALILLGRRADALAETATIVRTSHAEVTIQTHEAELCDAASVRNAMNKVAAEFGGIDILVHCAGVLAPVVPLLEADPATFLDGYKTTVVGTLVTAQAVVLANRTVSASEDKPVTFINLTTAGILFPPFPGMGAYVSSKMAAVKLLQSFATENPQVRLHNVHPGLLRTAMSAKLAETIQLPYAYDDSRPLLISNCSTIDRATLVQSVSAVSASSPMLITLHDDEDDDIAADCGWLSW, translated from the exons ATGGCCACACCACCATCGTACACCAAGACTACCCACACCGCCACATATGCTGGCATCAACCCAACTCAGCCGGGCCTGTCCACGGCGGGCAAGGTTGTGCTGATCACTGGCGCATCAGGCGGCATCGGCCGAGCCACAGCCTCATCCTTCGCTGCATCGGGTCCCCGagccctcatcctcctcggtcgACGCGCCGACGCGCTGGCAGAAACAGCCACGATTGTTCGCACCAGTCACGCAGAGGTGACGATTCAAACTCACGAGGCTGAGCTGTGCGATGCTGCGAGCGTACGCAATGCCATGAACAAGGTGGCTGCGGAGTTTGGCGGCATCGACATCCTCGTCCATTGTGCCGGCGTCCTGGCCCCCGTCGTGCCTCTTCTGGAAGCGGATCCGGCTACCTTTCTGGACGGCTACAAGACCACCGTTGTCGGTACACTGGTAACGGCGCAGGCTGTCGTCCTGGCAAACAGGACCGTCAGTGCCAGCGAGGACAAGCCAGTCACCTTTATCAATCTCACCACGGCCGGCATCCTGTTCCCCCCATTCCCCGGCATGGGAGCCTACGTGAGCAGCAAGATGGCCGCCGTCAAGCTCTTACAGTCCTTTGCCACCGAGAATCCGCAAGTGCGTCTTCACAATGTGCATCCTGGACTCCTCAGAACGGCCATGTCGGCCAAGCTGGCAGAGACGATCCAATTGCCATATGCCTATGATGACA GCCGTCCCTTGCTCATTTCCAACTGCTCGACAATCGACAGAGCGACCTTGGTACAGTCGGTCTCGGCGGTATCCGCATCAAGCCCCATGCTCATTACATTACacgacgacgaggatgatgacatTGCTGCAGATTGTGGCTGGCTATCCTGGTAA